The proteins below come from a single Salvelinus fontinalis isolate EN_2023a chromosome 1, ASM2944872v1, whole genome shotgun sequence genomic window:
- the LOC129865533 gene encoding uncharacterized protein LOC129865533 yields the protein MVPSSTVPATMQTLTHPLSACQLHYSTAPHPHPSACQLHYSTAPHPPPLSLPTTLQHGPSPTPPQPANYTTARPLTPLSLPTTLQPLTHPPQPANYTTARPLTPLSLPTTLQHGPSPTPLSLPTTLQHGPSPTPPQPANYTTARPLTHPTSACQLHYSTAPHPPHLSLPTTLQHGPSPTPPQPANYTTARPLTHTPQPANYTTARPLTHPPQPANYTTARPLTHTPQPANYTTARPLTHTPQPANYTTARPLTHPTSACQLHYSTAPHPPHPSSYTTARPLTHATPQPANYTTAWPLTHTTPQPANYTTAQPLTPPQPANYTTARPLTHPQPANYTTARPLTHTTPQPANYTTARPLTHPQPANYTTAQPLTPPQPANYTTARPLTHPQPANYTTARPLTHPPSACQLHYSTAPHPHPTPPATLHYSPSPTPLSLPATLQHGPSPTPPLQLHYTTLQHGPSPTPPLSLSATLQHGPSPTPPLQLHYSTAPHPHPPSACQLHYSTAPHPHHPSACQLHYSTAPHPPHPSSYTTARPLTPPPPFQLHYSTAPHPPHPSSYTTARPLTHPTPPATLQHGPSPTPPLQLHYSTAPHPPHPSSYTTARPLTHPPLQLHYSTAPHPPHSSSYTTARPLTHLS from the exons ATGGTCCCTTCCAGCACGGTTCCAGCTACTATG CAAACCCTGACCCACCCCCTCTCAGCCTGCCAACTACACTACAGCACGGCCCCTCACCCACACCCCTCAGCCTGCCAACTACACTACAGCACGGCCCCTCACCCACCCCCCCTCAGCCTGCCAACTACACTACAGCACGGCCCCTCACCCACCCCACCTCAGCCTGCCAACTACACTACAGCACGGCCCCTCACCCCCCTCAGCCTGCCAACTACACTACAGCCCCTCACCCACCCCCCTCAGCCTGCCAACTACACTACAGCACGGCCCCTCACCCCCCTCAGCCTGCCAACTACACTACAGCACGGCCCCTCACCCACACCCCTCAGCCTGCCAACTACACTACAGCACGGCCCCTCACCCACCCCACCTCAGCCTGCCAACTACACTACAGCACGGCCCCTCACCCACCCCACCTCAGCCTGCCAACTACACTACAGCACGGCCCCTCACCCACCCCACCTCAGCCTGCCAACTACACTACAGCACGGCCCCTCACCCACCCCACCTCAGCCTGCCAACTACACTACAGCACGGCCCCTCACCCACACCCCTCAGCCTGCCAACTACACTACAGCACGGCCCCTCACCCACCCCCCTCAGCCTGCCAACTACACTACAGCACGGCCCCTCACCCACACCCCTCAGCCTGCCAACTACACTACAGCACGGCCCCTCACCCACACCCCTCAGCCTGCCAACTACACTACAGCACGGCCCCTCACCCACCCCACCTCAGCCTGCCAACTACACTACAGCACGGCCCCTCACCCACCCCACCCCTCCAGCTACACTACAGCACGGCCCCTCACCCACGCCACCCCCCAGCCTGCCAACTACACTACAGCATGGCCCCTCACCCACACCACCCCTCAGCCTGccaactacactacagcacagcccCTCACCCCCCCTCAGCCTGCCAACTACACTACAGCACGGCCCCTCACCCACCCTCAGCCTGCCAACTACACTACAGCACGGCCCCTCACCCACACCACCCCTCAGCCTGCCAACTACACTACAGCACGGCCCCTCACCCACCCTCAGCCTGccaactacactacagcacagcccCTCACCCCCCCTCAGCCTGCCAACTACACTACAGCACGGCCCCTCACCCACCCTCAGCCTGCCAACTACACTACAGCACGGCCCCTCACCCACCCCCCCTCAGCCTGCCAACTACACTACAGCACGGCCCCTCACCCACACCCCACCCCTCcagctacactacactacagccccTCACCCACACCCCTCAGCCTGCCAGCTACACTACAGCACGGCCCCTCACCCACCCCACCCCTCCAGCTACACTACA CTACACTACAGCACGGCCCCTCACCCACACCCCCCCTCAGCCTGTCAGCTACACTACAGCACGGCCCCTCACCCACCCCACCCCTCCAGCTACACTACAGCACGGCCCCTCACCCACACCCCCCCTCAGCCTGCCAGCTACACTACAGCACGGCCCCTCACCCACACCACCCCTCAGCCTGCCAGCTACACTACAGCACGGCCCCTCACCCACCACACCCCTCCAGCTACACTACAGCACggcccctcaccccccccccccccttccagctACACTACAGCACGGCCCCTCACCCACCCCACCCCTCCAGCTACACTACAGCACGGCCCCTCACCCACCCCACCCCTCCAGCTACACTACAGCACGGCCCCTCACCCACCCCACCCCTCCAGCTACACTACAGCACGGCCCCTCACCCACCCCACCCCTCCAGCTACACTACAGCACGGCCCCTCACCCACCCCCCCCTCCAGCTACACTACAGCACGGCCCCTCACCCACCCCACTCCTCCAGCTACACTACAGCACGGCCCCTCACCCACCTCAGCTAA
- the mrpl14 gene encoding 39S ribosomal protein L14, mitochondrial, with protein MALISRSCSGFLAQLSSLTHHKAFSVSAAAAAIQKMTRVRVVDNSPLGNTPWHRSPRVIHVYTKNGVGKVGDRVLLAIKGGKKKALIVGHKMPGERMNPRFDSNNVVLIEDNGNPTGTRIKVPLPTHLRKMEGDYSKLLAIASRFV; from the exons ATGGCTCTTATTTCAAGATCATGCAGTGGGTTCCTTGCCCAACTGTCATCACTGACGCATCACAAGGCTTTCAG tgTGTCAGCAGCCGCCGCAGCCATCCAGAAGATGACCAGGGTACGTGTTGTTGACAACAGTCCACTGGGTAATACCCCGTGGCACCGCTCGCCTAGAGTCATCCACGTGTACACCAAGAATGGAGTGGGCAAGGTGGGCGACCGCGTTCTACTGGCCATCAAGGGAGGGAAGAAAAAAGCTCTTATCGTTGGCCACAAGATGCCCGGAGAGCGGATGAACCCGCGTTTTGACTCCAACAACGTGGTCCTGATTGAAGACAACGGTAATCCTACGGGAACTAGAATTAAAGTTCCACTACCGACACACTTGCGCAAAATGGAAGGAGATTATTCCAAACTGTTGGCCATCGCTAGCAGGTTTGTGTAG